A region from the Bacteroidota bacterium genome encodes:
- a CDS encoding type II toxin-antitoxin system VapC family toxin, whose translation MSALLIDTNAYAAHFRGDARITALFEQAELLVFPFVVVAELLSGFKLGSREAENRKSLFALLDSSDTSILYPDDETSEYYASIFAELRSKGLPIPTNDLWIAALALQRNLPLCTLDKHFSMIGDLLIV comes from the coding sequence ATGAGCGCATTGCTCATCGACACGAACGCATACGCTGCCCACTTCAGAGGTGATGCACGCATTACAGCGTTGTTCGAGCAGGCAGAATTACTGGTGTTTCCATTCGTTGTTGTTGCCGAACTGCTATCGGGCTTCAAGCTTGGCTCTCGCGAAGCGGAGAATCGCAAGAGTCTGTTCGCTCTTCTCGATTCAAGCGATACGAGTATTCTCTATCCCGATGACGAGACGAGCGAATACTATGCAAGCATTTTTGCGGAATTGAGATCAAAGGGTTTGCCAATACCTACGAACGATCTCTGGATTGCGGCCCTGGCCCTGCAGCGCAACTTGCCACTATGCACGTTGGATAAGCATTTTTCGATGATCGGCGATCTTTTGATCGTTTAG
- a CDS encoding amidohydrolase: MSKTVAARINQLAEKYYDEMVRLRRTIHTCPELAFEEFETSRLVAETLEHLGLTVRRGVAKTGVVASLRGTLPGKAVALRSDMDALPITEATGLPFASKNAGKMHACGHDSHTAIGLGAAMILSELKDEIAGEVRFLFQPSEERNPGGAPFMIEEGALDGVSRVYGLHVLAQADAGTVGFCPGEMMASADELYITIRGRSGHGARPHHTIDPVVVSAQVILALQTLVSRNLDPFAQGVISICSIHGGFAPNIVPNEVKLVGTLRAMSVEWREYAHKRVHEIVNGICFSARAEADIKIDLGYPVLVNDERETAFAEACATELFGQDRVFRAERLMGAEDFAYYLQKVPGTFYRLGIRNEAQGITADIHNDHFTIDESSMKAGAAMQAYLAIQALLQ; the protein is encoded by the coding sequence ATGAGTAAAACTGTCGCCGCTCGCATCAACCAACTCGCCGAGAAATATTATGATGAGATGGTCCGCTTACGCCGGACCATTCACACATGTCCCGAACTTGCATTCGAGGAATTCGAAACGAGCAGGCTTGTCGCCGAAACACTTGAGCATCTCGGTCTGACAGTAAGGCGTGGCGTTGCGAAGACGGGAGTGGTTGCATCATTGCGTGGCACGCTTCCCGGTAAAGCCGTGGCACTCCGTAGCGATATGGACGCGCTTCCGATCACCGAAGCAACAGGACTTCCTTTCGCATCGAAGAATGCCGGCAAGATGCATGCGTGTGGGCACGATTCGCACACGGCAATTGGGCTGGGCGCGGCAATGATCCTGTCCGAACTCAAAGATGAGATCGCAGGCGAAGTCCGATTTCTATTTCAGCCAAGTGAAGAACGCAATCCAGGGGGCGCTCCATTCATGATCGAAGAAGGTGCGCTCGATGGGGTCTCGAGAGTCTATGGCCTGCATGTGCTCGCGCAGGCGGATGCTGGTACAGTCGGGTTTTGTCCCGGCGAGATGATGGCGAGTGCCGACGAGCTCTACATTACGATTCGCGGCCGGTCCGGGCACGGCGCGCGCCCGCATCACACGATCGATCCTGTCGTCGTTTCCGCTCAGGTAATCCTTGCACTTCAGACTCTTGTCTCACGCAATCTCGATCCATTCGCGCAAGGCGTGATCTCGATATGCAGTATCCATGGCGGGTTTGCGCCGAATATCGTGCCCAACGAAGTCAAGCTCGTTGGGACGCTACGGGCGATGTCCGTCGAGTGGCGCGAGTATGCGCACAAGCGCGTTCACGAGATTGTCAATGGCATCTGCTTTTCCGCGCGCGCGGAAGCGGATATTAAGATTGATTTAGGCTATCCCGTGCTGGTCAACGATGAGCGCGAGACGGCCTTCGCCGAAGCATGTGCAACCGAGTTGTTTGGACAGGACCGCGTCTTCCGCGCCGAGCGGCTGATGGGTGCCGAAGATTTCGCCTACTATCTGCAAAAGGTCCCCGGTACGTTCTACCGCCTGGGCATTCGCAATGAAGCTCAGGGCATCACCGCTGATATCCATAACGATCACTTCACGATTGACGAATCCTCCATGAAGGCTGGCGCGGCCATGCAGGCGTACCTGGCGATTCAGGCGCTTCTTCAATGA
- the recA gene encoding recombinase RecA translates to MQDTATRDSRRKALSIAMEAIEKNHGKGSVMRLGDQPHVKVDVIPTGSLSIDAAIGIGGVPRGRVIEIFGPESSGKTTLCLHIIAEAQKRGGNAAFIDAEHALDVGYSKRLGVNTEELILSQPEFGEQALDILEQLVRSAALDVIVVDSVAALTPRAEIEGEMGDAQMGSHARLMSQAMRKITAVIGKSGTTVIFTNQLRSKIGVLYGNPETTTGGNALKFYASVRLDIRRRDVIKDGTEIIGNRVRVKVVKNKLAPPFREVEFDVLYNEGISKMGDMIDVGIENDIIQKSGSWFSFGGERIGQGRESVKTFLKENPDSFALVETAVRKKLGIEIEVAGPITNGAVAAGGVIEEKKRK, encoded by the coding sequence ATGCAAGATACCGCAACCAGAGACTCCCGCAGAAAAGCACTTTCCATCGCGATGGAAGCGATTGAGAAAAATCACGGTAAGGGATCGGTCATGCGCTTAGGCGATCAGCCCCACGTGAAGGTCGATGTGATCCCGACCGGCTCGCTCTCGATCGATGCCGCCATCGGCATCGGCGGCGTGCCCCGTGGCCGCGTCATCGAGATTTTTGGCCCGGAATCCTCCGGCAAGACAACGCTTTGCCTGCACATCATTGCCGAGGCGCAAAAGCGCGGCGGCAACGCGGCGTTCATCGATGCCGAGCACGCGCTCGACGTTGGTTACTCGAAGCGCCTCGGTGTGAACACCGAGGAGTTGATCCTCTCGCAGCCCGAGTTCGGCGAGCAGGCGCTGGATATTCTGGAGCAACTCGTCCGCAGCGCGGCGCTCGATGTCATAGTGGTGGATTCTGTTGCGGCTCTGACGCCGCGCGCCGAGATCGAAGGCGAAATGGGCGATGCACAGATGGGTTCGCACGCGCGGTTGATGTCGCAGGCGATGCGCAAGATCACGGCCGTCATCGGCAAGTCCGGCACGACGGTTATTTTCACGAACCAGCTTCGGTCCAAGATCGGCGTGCTCTATGGCAATCCCGAAACAACGACCGGCGGCAACGCACTCAAGTTTTACGCATCGGTGCGTTTGGACATCCGCCGCCGCGATGTCATCAAGGACGGCACGGAGATTATCGGCAACCGCGTGCGCGTCAAAGTCGTGAAGAACAAACTTGCGCCGCCCTTCCGCGAAGTCGAGTTCGACGTGCTTTACAACGAAGGGATTTCGAAGATGGGCGACATGATCGATGTCGGCATCGAGAACGACATCATCCAGAAGTCCGGCTCGTGGTTCTCGTTCGGTGGCGAGCGCATCGGTCAGGGCCGCGAGTCGGTCAAGACCTTCCTGAAAGAGAATCCCGATTCATTCGCTTTGGTCGAGACTGCGGTGCGCAAAAAGCTTGGCATCGAGATCGAAGTCGCCGGTCCAATCACGAACGGCGCTGTCGCGGCAGGCGGGGTGATCGAGGAGAAGAAGAGGAAGTAG
- a CDS encoding DUF6364 family protein → MKTLQIPFVDDSLIEKLKRIADRERSSVSDVIRRYLEQMVASHEPPANGATNKNAILASTRGTWSASQYSEFDQNTAPFREIDPSLWQ, encoded by the coding sequence ATGAAGACCCTGCAAATTCCATTCGTTGACGATTCGCTGATTGAAAAGCTGAAGCGAATCGCTGATCGCGAGCGTAGTTCGGTCAGCGACGTAATCCGGCGCTATCTCGAACAGATGGTGGCAAGCCATGAACCTCCTGCGAATGGGGCGACAAACAAAAATGCCATCCTTGCATCGACGAGGGGAACTTGGAGCGCCAGTCAATACTCAGAATTCGACCAAAACACAGCGCCCTTCCGAGAGATTGATCCTTCACTCTGGCAATGA
- a CDS encoding T9SS type A sorting domain-containing protein, translating into MKIEEELQHSQELAEHFAKRREEAPLLSTSEVEKLLGSRAMLPTRSRNIIRRSIMTLAGISGIGAIAYFAFSGPPQQHPVHENHVRKDITASVSGQQEPIPIPMITQTAKVASARKAACRHAPMGSLTPKGWSSGDNNYFIQLSPEERARIGLVVSGDTVYNYMLNERDTAECGSFGASFISTGSLVQHLPAGVHAPRFYPLLMTLGNGRGAAWRNKDAVGWMGTQGFEEEFRNWLLKPAEPGYYALGYMKMLGYSDSTGQHYKVTLTIGKNFPKPSLIPFSRPKLQGYSDTVINDLVQLAHYYEGSIPRPDVVLPKSVIVKVDTTTPVLLLHQLDSLHNTASMQNLRSTMSHLDELIGVPIHRSGHAPDSDYVLWYKPTEEFLSLLPSVKAETIRSRTGPPSCLSMPHTATGSVNITYCVEHEGDASIMVMDLWGRSMLSSVERAHPGDNVAAINTETLASGMYLVVISTVEGARSQRIWIENTHPKMVGTTENPLPRGTMPSAAERNAVLLAIPHVELDSSGLARIGIESNQYMAAYHYAKKGPSIVERTAVMRSWGTMEATLDRNDVKHVTPQDFRPTFVTDGAGRKRVYLSMVDTSIKDPKAQYDALMVEETQKFASISELVPILIRELNTPDSVGARDLIFWYQPTPEFLAALPDSARAIAKIMIGQSSNASVQSGQGVIEKVSAYPNPSKGNFTARFTLTTLRTLTLTMRNLLGQQVAPPVVVHAEGTSEQKLDFDSLGEGVYILDVTSDAGEEYLQRVVIVR; encoded by the coding sequence ATGAAGATCGAAGAAGAACTTCAACACTCGCAAGAGTTAGCCGAGCACTTCGCGAAGCGTCGCGAGGAAGCGCCGCTACTATCTACCTCGGAAGTCGAGAAACTTCTCGGATCTCGTGCCATGCTGCCAACCCGATCACGCAACATCATCAGGAGAAGCATCATGACACTCGCAGGAATCAGCGGAATAGGAGCAATCGCATACTTTGCATTCAGTGGGCCGCCGCAGCAGCACCCCGTTCATGAGAATCATGTTCGAAAGGACATAACGGCATCTGTATCAGGACAGCAGGAGCCCATACCGATACCCATGATTACACAAACGGCAAAAGTAGCTTCCGCGCGAAAAGCTGCTTGCCGGCATGCGCCGATGGGCAGCCTCACTCCCAAAGGATGGAGCTCGGGTGACAATAATTATTTTATACAGCTATCGCCCGAAGAGCGTGCACGGATTGGACTGGTGGTTTCAGGAGACACGGTCTACAACTATATGCTCAACGAACGCGATACTGCCGAGTGCGGATCGTTTGGAGCCAGCTTCATTTCAACGGGTTCTCTGGTGCAACACCTTCCAGCCGGGGTACACGCACCTCGATTCTATCCTCTACTGATGACTCTCGGAAATGGACGAGGCGCGGCGTGGAGGAATAAGGATGCTGTTGGTTGGATGGGAACGCAGGGTTTTGAAGAGGAATTTCGAAACTGGTTGCTCAAGCCGGCCGAACCAGGCTACTATGCGCTCGGGTACATGAAAATGCTGGGATATTCGGATTCAACCGGCCAGCACTACAAAGTGACTCTTACCATTGGAAAGAATTTTCCGAAGCCGAGCTTGATCCCCTTCTCGAGGCCAAAACTTCAAGGCTATTCTGACACAGTCATCAACGATCTCGTGCAACTTGCTCACTATTATGAGGGCTCGATCCCTCGGCCCGATGTCGTGCTGCCAAAGTCGGTGATCGTCAAGGTCGATACTACGACGCCGGTCCTCTTACTGCATCAGTTGGACAGTCTGCACAACACCGCAAGTATGCAGAACTTGCGTTCAACGATGTCGCATCTCGATGAGCTTATTGGAGTACCAATCCATCGCTCTGGCCATGCTCCTGATAGCGATTATGTATTGTGGTATAAGCCGACGGAGGAGTTCTTAAGTCTACTACCATCGGTGAAAGCAGAAACTATTCGATCGCGAACCGGGCCGCCCAGTTGCCTCTCCATGCCACATACTGCGACTGGCTCTGTGAATATTACTTATTGTGTCGAACACGAGGGCGATGCATCCATTATGGTCATGGACCTTTGGGGCCGTTCCATGTTGAGCTCTGTCGAGCGCGCGCATCCCGGTGATAACGTTGCAGCAATCAATACCGAGACGCTCGCATCAGGAATGTACCTGGTTGTCATCTCAACGGTCGAGGGCGCCCGAAGCCAGCGCATTTGGATCGAAAACACGCATCCCAAGATGGTTGGAACGACGGAGAATCCGCTTCCGCGGGGGACTATGCCTTCGGCCGCGGAGAGGAACGCTGTGCTGCTCGCTATCCCGCACGTCGAGCTCGATTCTTCAGGGCTGGCACGCATCGGCATCGAAAGTAATCAATACATGGCGGCCTATCACTATGCGAAGAAGGGCCCGTCCATCGTCGAGCGCACAGCCGTGATGCGTTCCTGGGGTACCATGGAAGCGACGCTCGATCGCAACGACGTGAAGCACGTCACGCCACAGGACTTCCGACCGACGTTCGTGACAGACGGGGCGGGGAGGAAGCGGGTGTATCTCTCGATGGTGGATACCTCTATTAAGGACCCAAAGGCACAGTATGATGCACTAATGGTCGAAGAGACGCAGAAATTCGCAAGCATCAGCGAGCTTGTACCAATCTTGATTCGCGAATTGAACACACCCGATTCTGTCGGCGCGCGTGATCTCATCTTCTGGTACCAGCCGACGCCGGAATTCCTCGCTGCACTTCCTGACTCCGCGAGAGCCATTGCGAAGATCATGATCGGACAGAGCAGCAACGCTTCGGTACAATCTGGTCAAGGAGTTATCGAGAAGGTATCGGCCTATCCAAATCCTTCGAAGGGTAACTTCACGGCTCGGTTCACGCTCACGACGCTGCGGACACTGACACTCACGATGCGCAACCTGCTCGGCCAGCAAGTCGCGCCGCCAGTGGTTGTGCATGCGGAAGGCACAAGCGAGCAGAAGTTGGACTTCGATTCGCTTGGTGAGGGAGTATACATTCTCGATGTTACATCAGACGCAGGCGAGGAATATCTTCAGCGGGTGGTGATCGTCCGATAA
- a CDS encoding alpha/beta fold hydrolase, translating into MEILEQFVNNNGVQIHTLEFNPTAAGLPLIMVPGMANAAEEIAETVGPLLTRRTVALSIRGRGKSDSPATGWRLEDQASDIAAVVKHFGFPKIALFGHSTGGSIAARALPMLNAEVAAFFIGDFAPFYPPYDEGWRQHVKQFPDLAISDVALAGIVAEPEYIDVSEYLKPVASLFAMTGDLDKSLLQAEELAGLQKLFPRITIERLEGCSHEFLADDPTHSVLAIERCLANM; encoded by the coding sequence ATGGAAATACTCGAGCAGTTCGTCAACAATAATGGCGTGCAGATTCACACGCTCGAGTTCAACCCAACGGCCGCCGGCCTTCCACTCATCATGGTCCCTGGCATGGCCAATGCCGCGGAAGAGATAGCCGAGACGGTCGGACCGCTCTTGACGCGGCGGACGGTTGCACTCAGCATTCGCGGGCGTGGCAAGAGCGATTCACCTGCGACCGGCTGGCGTCTTGAAGATCAGGCATCCGACATCGCCGCAGTCGTGAAGCATTTCGGATTTCCGAAGATCGCGCTCTTCGGCCACTCGACTGGCGGCTCGATCGCCGCCCGCGCATTGCCAATGTTGAATGCCGAAGTTGCAGCGTTCTTCATCGGCGATTTTGCGCCATTCTATCCGCCCTACGATGAAGGCTGGCGGCAGCACGTCAAGCAATTTCCGGATCTGGCGATTTCGGATGTCGCGCTCGCAGGGATTGTAGCCGAGCCCGAATATATCGATGTTTCGGAGTATCTCAAACCTGTTGCATCACTCTTTGCAATGACAGGGGATCTGGATAAGTCACTGCTACAAGCCGAAGAGCTTGCGGGACTCCAAAAGCTATTTCCACGCATCACAATTGAACGACTGGAAGGCTGCAGTCACGAGTTCCTAGCCGACGATCCCACACATTCCGTTCTGGCGATCGAGCGGTGTCTCGCCAACATGTAG
- a CDS encoding RecX family transcriptional regulator translates to MEGKITSIQRQKNDSARASIFLDEAFAFGVCDQTVEEFRLRKGDYIDRELFEKISEFDYFISAKRIAIAYLNYRARSEKEIRDRLSKEDIPTAITDRVLDFLREQHLVNDEHWSRAFVNDKLVRKPVSSRQLAFGLAQKGVGKEVIAETLAELNARESDEDRAQQAAEKRWPRILKAEADPRKRKQKLYTFLAGRGFSFETIETVYAKIRGDEVDRTGEGDD, encoded by the coding sequence ATGGAAGGCAAGATCACATCGATCCAACGTCAGAAAAACGACTCGGCTCGCGCGTCGATCTTTCTGGACGAGGCATTTGCCTTCGGTGTGTGCGATCAGACCGTCGAGGAGTTTCGCCTCCGCAAAGGCGATTACATCGACCGTGAGCTCTTCGAGAAGATCTCGGAATTCGATTATTTCATCAGTGCCAAGCGGATTGCGATCGCGTATCTGAATTACCGCGCTCGTAGCGAGAAGGAAATCCGCGACCGGCTCAGTAAAGAGGATATACCGACAGCCATCACGGATCGTGTTCTCGATTTTTTGCGAGAGCAGCATTTGGTGAACGATGAGCACTGGTCGCGGGCATTCGTAAATGATAAATTGGTCCGCAAGCCGGTCTCCTCGCGGCAGCTTGCGTTTGGGCTGGCCCAAAAAGGTGTTGGCAAGGAGGTCATCGCGGAGACGCTTGCTGAACTCAATGCACGCGAGAGCGATGAAGACCGCGCTCAGCAGGCCGCGGAGAAGCGCTGGCCACGCATCCTGAAGGCCGAAGCCGATCCGCGGAAGAGAAAGCAGAAGTTGTACACGTTTTTGGCTGGCCGGGGGTTCTCCTTCGAGACAATCGAAACAGTTTATGCTAAGATCAGAGGGGACGAAGTGGATAGGACAGGTGAAGGGGATGATTGA
- a CDS encoding sigma-70 family RNA polymerase sigma factor: MIQTESEKQERFMACLTPCLARLSRFCHALTKDGVDDRSSTENGRDLLSDAILLAYENFDTLRAPEAFTSYIFITARRLYYRRERRKKIWGVFGSDAEQIIDDRTTAPDVRLDLEALDRALAQLPEKQREAVILFEISELSLKEICKIQGGSLSGVKSRIVRGREKLAELLGERESRLPDGGATRRADITSFQRSGAIAFMREKV; this comes from the coding sequence ATGATACAAACCGAAAGCGAAAAGCAAGAGCGGTTCATGGCGTGCCTCACGCCGTGTCTTGCGCGGCTATCGCGATTTTGCCATGCGTTGACAAAGGATGGCGTGGATGATCGATCATCCACGGAGAATGGCCGCGATCTCTTAAGCGATGCAATTCTGCTCGCGTACGAGAACTTCGATACCCTTCGCGCGCCCGAAGCCTTCACCAGCTATATCTTCATCACGGCGCGCCGGCTGTACTATCGCCGGGAACGCCGCAAGAAAATCTGGGGAGTCTTCGGAAGCGATGCGGAGCAGATCATCGATGACCGCACGACCGCGCCGGACGTGCGGCTCGATCTCGAAGCACTCGACCGGGCACTCGCGCAATTACCTGAGAAGCAGCGCGAAGCCGTGATCTTGTTCGAAATCTCCGAGCTATCGCTCAAGGAGATATGCAAGATTCAGGGTGGATCGCTCTCCGGAGTGAAATCGCGCATCGTCCGGGGCCGCGAGAAACTCGCCGAGTTGCTCGGCGAGCGCGAATCGCGGCTACCAGATGGTGGGGCCACCCGCCGCGCGGACATCACATCCTTCCAACGCAGTGGAGCGATCGCATTTATGAGGGAGAAAGTATGA
- a CDS encoding DEDD exonuclease domain-containing protein yields the protein MLLHEASFVVVDVETTGLSAERDRITEIAMVRFEAGAITETFSTLLNPERFIPSEITRITGITNAMVFGKPRFEDALPEIRQFLSRGTANFVFTGHNVKFDHGFVSQSFLRAGDRLELSATDEIEHILCTCRLARRLLPKLKSKSLSSVQGYFGIKNSRQHRAGGDAEATAKVLGHFIAMAEELEIESLEDLIRLQYARPNYGRRKTKRELSLRDKVRAFPERPGVYIMTGSVGEVLYVGKAKNLHDRVSNYFSTANTQGTKLAQLMRVVKDINYEETGSELSALLLESRRIKEHNPRFNSVDRFYKGQAFVRLDVQNPFPTLAMVREPAGDGAEYYGPFKWPSGAEALIDVLNRAFQLRECGDQFRVGAEQRPCLYYEIGRCTAPCALFATEQQYHLEVDRLRAFLAAGDDGILAHVEAMMKLAADRLDFEEAQYYKIRSSELRRILGRGDRPDASLSGNDCVILNPTVPGTCEILLIRFGRLVKQMTFTASQIDIAESWFTRQIRMYYGATSAIPPTAGKPEIDEMRILSRWVEQKREKGTRIIYVEPNWEASVEKLVANLRGLLAPAETHSKPSPARTRKLSLKPMTEPKTKIA from the coding sequence ATGCTGCTCCATGAGGCATCATTCGTGGTCGTCGATGTGGAGACGACCGGTCTTTCCGCCGAGCGCGACCGGATCACCGAGATTGCGATGGTGCGCTTCGAAGCCGGTGCGATCACGGAGACATTCTCCACGTTGCTGAATCCCGAGCGATTCATCCCGTCCGAGATCACCCGAATCACGGGGATCACTAACGCGATGGTCTTCGGGAAGCCGCGCTTCGAGGATGCGTTGCCAGAGATCAGGCAATTCCTCTCGCGTGGAACGGCGAACTTTGTTTTTACGGGCCATAACGTGAAGTTCGATCACGGATTCGTCTCTCAATCGTTTTTGCGGGCGGGAGATCGGCTCGAACTTTCAGCGACTGACGAAATCGAGCATATCCTTTGTACATGCCGGCTTGCGAGGCGGCTCTTGCCAAAGCTCAAAAGCAAATCGCTGTCGAGTGTCCAAGGCTACTTCGGCATTAAGAATTCGCGGCAGCATCGCGCGGGCGGGGATGCAGAAGCGACGGCGAAAGTGCTGGGACACTTCATTGCAATGGCCGAAGAGCTGGAGATCGAGTCGCTCGAAGACTTGATCCGCCTGCAATATGCGCGGCCAAACTATGGACGCCGCAAGACAAAGCGGGAGTTGTCACTCCGCGACAAAGTGCGCGCGTTTCCGGAACGGCCAGGCGTATACATCATGACCGGAAGTGTGGGCGAAGTGCTGTACGTTGGCAAGGCGAAGAACTTGCACGATCGCGTCTCAAACTATTTTTCGACCGCAAACACGCAGGGGACAAAGCTCGCGCAACTCATGCGAGTGGTCAAAGACATCAATTACGAAGAGACAGGCAGCGAGCTTTCGGCACTCCTGCTCGAAAGCCGCCGCATCAAGGAACACAATCCGCGATTTAACTCGGTCGATCGGTTTTATAAAGGACAGGCATTTGTCCGGCTCGATGTGCAGAATCCATTTCCCACACTAGCGATGGTACGCGAACCGGCGGGCGATGGAGCGGAGTATTACGGTCCGTTCAAATGGCCATCCGGTGCCGAAGCACTTATCGATGTCTTGAACCGTGCATTTCAGTTGCGCGAATGCGGCGATCAGTTTCGAGTGGGCGCGGAGCAGCGACCGTGCTTGTATTATGAAATCGGACGATGCACAGCGCCCTGCGCCTTGTTTGCGACGGAGCAGCAGTATCACTTGGAAGTCGATCGCCTGCGCGCATTTCTTGCAGCCGGGGACGATGGTATTCTTGCGCACGTCGAGGCCATGATGAAATTGGCCGCAGACCGGCTGGACTTCGAAGAGGCGCAATACTATAAGATTCGATCATCCGAACTCCGCCGCATTCTTGGACGTGGAGATCGTCCAGATGCCAGTCTCAGCGGAAATGATTGCGTGATTCTGAATCCCACGGTTCCTGGCACCTGCGAAATTCTGCTCATTCGCTTTGGACGGCTCGTGAAGCAAATGACATTCACCGCTTCCCAAATCGACATCGCCGAATCGTGGTTCACGCGCCAGATACGGATGTATTACGGAGCCACATCCGCCATTCCGCCCACTGCGGGCAAGCCTGAGATCGACGAAATGCGTATCCTCAGTCGATGGGTCGAGCAAAAGCGCGAGAAAGGCACGCGCATTATCTATGTTGAACCGAATTGGGAAGCCTCTGTCGAAAAGTTGGTTGCCAACCTTCGCGGACTGCTCGCGCCAGCAGAGACTCATTCGAAGCCTTCGCCAGCGCGTACCCGCAAGCTTTCGCTGAAACCAATGACCGAACCGAAAACCAAGATCGCATAG